Proteins found in one Deltaproteobacteria bacterium genomic segment:
- a CDS encoding DegT/DnrJ/EryC1/StrS aminotransferase family protein gives MDFIDLKYQQQRIKEKIDSKIQKVLAHGQYIMGPEVKELENQLAEYVGVRNAIGCASGTDALLLALMGYGVGPGDAIFTTPFTFIATAEAVSLLGATPIFVDIDPKTFNLDPAKLELAIQALKSNDPSIYPLPRPLSPNAERRTPNDSSLNSPNSERRTPNFIDPSRATRHSSLSPRGIIAVDLFGLPADYNSINSISQKFNLFVVEDGAQSFGAEYFGRRACSLSDLACTSFFPAKPLGGYGDGGMCFTNDDPLAEVMRSLRIHGQGNDKYENIRIGINGRLDTLQAAILLAKLEIFPEEIELRQEVAQNYTTLMSPNSELHTPNSPPGYQSAWAQYSILSKSEEHRSIIMENLKRGGVPMAIYYPKPLHLQKAFAFLNYSEGDFPISEDCAKRIFSLPMHPYLKPEDQERIINILRAAQ, from the coding sequence ATGGACTTTATTGACCTAAAATACCAACAGCAACGGATTAAAGAAAAAATAGATTCAAAAATCCAAAAAGTACTGGCCCATGGGCAGTATATTATGGGCCCTGAGGTCAAAGAACTGGAGAACCAGTTGGCCGAATATGTGGGCGTTAGGAATGCCATCGGGTGTGCCTCGGGAACCGATGCCCTGCTATTGGCCTTGATGGGCTATGGTGTCGGCCCTGGCGATGCTATTTTTACCACCCCCTTCACCTTCATCGCTACTGCCGAGGCCGTCAGTCTTCTTGGGGCCACTCCGATTTTTGTCGACATCGACCCAAAGACCTTCAACCTCGATCCGGCCAAACTCGAACTGGCCATCCAGGCTCTAAAATCAAACGATCCATCAATCTACCCCTTGCCCCGGCCTTTGTCACCGAACGCCGAACGCCGAACTCCGAACGATTCATCTTTAAACTCTCCGAACTCCGAACGCCGAACTCCGAACTTTATAGATCCGTCACGCGCCACGCGTCACTCGTCACTGTCTCCGCGCGGTATTATCGCGGTGGACCTTTTCGGTCTCCCTGCTGATTACAATTCTATAAATTCAATTTCGCAGAAATTTAATTTATTTGTCGTCGAAGATGGGGCCCAATCTTTCGGGGCCGAGTATTTCGGCCGAAGGGCCTGCTCCTTGTCCGACCTGGCCTGTACTTCCTTTTTCCCGGCTAAGCCACTGGGCGGGTATGGGGATGGCGGCATGTGTTTTACCAATGATGATCCATTAGCCGAGGTGATGCGGTCTTTGCGGATCCATGGTCAGGGTAACGATAAATATGAAAATATCCGAATCGGGATCAACGGTCGACTCGATACGCTCCAGGCGGCTATTCTTTTGGCTAAATTGGAAATCTTCCCCGAGGAAATCGAACTGCGGCAAGAAGTGGCCCAAAACTATACCACCTTGATGTCTCCGAACTCCGAACTCCATACTCCGAACTCGCCCCCCGGATATCAAAGCGCTTGGGCACAATACTCTATTTTATCGAAGAGCGAAGAACACCGCTCAATAATAATGGAAAATCTTAAAAGGGGGGGCGTTCCCATGGCCATCTATTACCCCAAACCCCTTCATCTCCAGAAGGCCTTTGCCTTTCTGAATTATAGCGAAGGGGACTTCCCGATCAGTGAAGACTGCGCCAAGCGTATCTTTAGCTTACCTATGCACCCTTATTTGAAGCCGGAGGACCAGGAACGGATCATCAACATTTTAAGGGCAGCTCAATGA